One Terriglobia bacterium DNA window includes the following coding sequences:
- a CDS encoding DUF6152 family protein yields the protein MGIKFTVGAAAAGIAILLSQAPVWAHHAFAAEFDANKPVDFKNATVTRVQLINPHSWIYVDVKQPDGTSENWAIEAGSPNILLRRGITKDTLKVGQKLNVVGYQSKDGSHRANGRDLTLPDGTKLFLGGSGDGAPYEVQRPGIDTEKK from the coding sequence ATGGGAATCAAGTTCACTGTTGGAGCCGCCGCTGCGGGTATTGCGATTCTGTTATCGCAGGCGCCTGTCTGGGCGCACCACGCGTTTGCGGCAGAGTTCGACGCGAATAAACCCGTCGATTTCAAGAACGCGACCGTCACGCGGGTGCAGCTGATCAATCCTCACAGCTGGATCTATGTCGATGTGAAGCAGCCCGACGGCACGTCCGAGAACTGGGCGATCGAAGCGGGCAGTCCGAACATCCTGTTACGGCGCGGCATCACCAAGGATACGCTGAAGGTTGGACAGAAGCTCAATGTCGTAGGGTACCAGTCGAAAGACGGATCGCACCGGGCCAATGGCCGCGATCTGACATTGCCCGATGGAACGAAGCTGTTCCTGGGCGGCTCCGGTGACGGCGCTCCGTACGAAGTGCAACGTCCGGGAATCGATACGGAGAAGAAATAG